From Argopecten irradians isolate NY chromosome 2, Ai_NY, whole genome shotgun sequence, the proteins below share one genomic window:
- the LOC138314786 gene encoding uncharacterized protein, producing MPLLGPYEMMFDCREERKRKMEEINFRLTERMEIKLLKLVNYENTGLKFRLSSPSHWDHVIREDSGETVYKEEQIIDTMPSVECVNKCHLLGDGGGIQWKLKHRGPFTGRTSFTIDISNFHHIDDSKIVTTSLIPEFNINGLSCTARFGARNNGGPRDILRHLANGLDGLEKREKIF from the exons ATGCCACTCCTAGGACCGTATGAAATGATGTTTGATTGCAGAGAG GAACGCAAAAGAAAGATGGAGGAGATCAATTTCCGGTTAACAGAAAGAATGGAAATCAAGTTATTAAAACTCGTTAATTACGAGAACACAGGACTGAAATTTAGACTTTCATCACCGTCTCACTGGGACCATGTCATCAGGGAAGATAGCGGTGAAACTGTGTACAAAGAGGAACAG ATAATAGACACAATGCCGTCTGTTGAATGTGTTAACAAATGCCATCTTCTTGGGGATGGCGGAGGCATTCAGTGGAAATTAAAGCATAGGGGACCATTCACTGGAAGAACAAGCTTCACAATTGACATCAGCAATTTTCATCATATTGACGACAGTAAAATTGTTACAACTTCTTTGATACCAGAATTCAACATAAACGGCCTGTCCTGCACT GCAAGATTTGGAGCACGTAATAACGGAGGACCTAGAGACATATTGCGACATCTTGCAAATGGTCTTGATGGACTAGAGAAAAGAGAGAAAATCTTCTAA